The Montipora foliosa isolate CH-2021 chromosome 14, ASM3666993v2, whole genome shotgun sequence genome window below encodes:
- the LOC137984844 gene encoding melanocyte-stimulating hormone receptor-like, with product MSGQETIALVNAILNGPFVLVSIFANALVLTAIWRSPAMKSRPSMLILCSLALSDLLVGLVAQPIYIAKELSEDPSLQKIWDTLGNSLCGVSMWLITAKSVDRLLTVHYHLRYSAVVTISRVRFIVVIIWCVSFAYSGVYFWDIFWYDIFLAISTGTCLAISTFSYISIYRVVRRHHFRIRTQNAAVAVEGNENLHMKQLVKSTVNTFVFHISMLACYFPAYILLFLYSVSSSHNVWRKEWNFSMTLLLVNSSINPFLYYWRLRDLRLAIKETINMLLCRGKPAVNSS from the coding sequence ATGTCTGGTCAAGAAACCATTGCCCTCGTGAATGCTATCCTGAATGGCCCATTTGttcttgtttcaatttttgccAACGCATTGGTGTTAACCGCCATATGGAGATCTCCAGCTATGAAGTCTCGACCGTCGATGTTGATTCTTTGTAGTCTTGCGCTTTCAGATCTGTTGGTTGGACTGGTTGCTCAACCGATCTACATTGCAAAGGAACTCTCCGAAGATCCTTCGTTGCAAAAGATTTGGGATACATTGGGCAACAGCCTATGTGGTGTCTCGATGTGGCTGATAACTGCTAAAAGCGTAGATCGTCTCTTGACCGTCCACTATCATCTGCGATATTCAGCGGTGGTGACCATATCCCGAGTTAGATTTATAGTCGTTATTATTTGGTGTGTCAGCTTTGCTTACTCCGGTGTTTACTTTTGGGATATTTTTTGGTATGACATTTTCTTAGCAATTTCCACAGGCACCTGCCTTGCCATTTCCACGTTCTCCTACATCAGCATCTACCGAGTTGTTCGCCGCCACCATTTCCGTATTCGGACTCAAAATGCAGCTGTCGCTGTTGAGGGAAATGAAAACTTGCATATGAAACAACTTGTAAAAAGCACTGTGAACACATTCGTGTTTCACATTTCTATGCTGGCTTGCTACTTTCCTGCCTATATTCTACTGTTTCTCTATTCGGTCAGCTCTTCGCATAACGTTTGGAGAAAGGAATGGAATTTTTCTATGACTCTCCTTTTGGTAAATTCTTCTATTAATCCATTTTTGTACTACTGGCGACTTCGCGATCTTCGACTGGCTATCAAGGAGACAATTAACATGTTACTTTGCAGAGGAAAACCAGCTGTCAACTCAAGTTGA